DNA from Asticcacaulis sp. ZE23SCel15:
CCAAAGATGCTGGCCCCGCTATTTCACCTCTGGGCTTAAGTCTTAGTCTGTAACTTCGCCGTCCAGATCGCTTAAGGCGTTAAACCTTAAGCTTTTGGGCAAAAAACCATTGACGGATGATGATTCCTTATTATAAGGGGTCGCTTCCGCGAAAATAACACGCGTATTCTTTTGGGCTGGCCTTTACAACAGGCACGCTTAAAGGCATACGTGTCGCCTTTCGTTTTTTGGCGCGCCGTAAGGTTGTGCCCCGAGGAGAATTAGACGTGGCCCGTATTGCAGGCGTCAATATACCGACAAACAAGCGCGTTCTTATCGCGCTTCAATATATCCATGGCATTGGCCCGCAAAAGGCTAAGGAAATCGTGGAAAAAGTGGGCATTGAAGATGCCCGTCGTGTCAATTCGCTGTCTGACGCCGAAGTGCTGCAGATCCGTGAAACCATCGACCGTGACTATCTGGTCGAAGGTGATTTGCGTCGCGAAGTCTCGATGAACATCAAGCGCCTGATGGACCTGGCCTGCTACCGCGGCCTGCGTCACCGTAAGGGCCTCCCGGTGCGTGGCCAACGCACTCACACAAATGCGCGCACGCGCAAAGGTCCGGCGAAACCTATCGCTGGCAAGAAGAAGTAATCGGGACCGCTGAGCAATGGCTAAGGAACCTACACGCGTTAAAAAGCGCGAACGTAAAAACATCACCTCGGGCGTGGCGCATGTCAACGCTTCGTTCAACAACACCATGATCACCATCACGGACGCGCAGGGCAATGCGATTTCGTGGTCGTCGGCTGGCCACATGGGCTTTAAGGGTTCGCGTAAATCGACCCCTTACGCCGCTCAGGTTGCCGCTGAAGACGCAGGCCGTAAGGCTATGGAACATGGCGTCAAGACGCTGGAAGTCAGCGTTGCCGGTCCGGGTTCGGGCCGTGAAATCGGCTCTGCGCGCCCTGCAGGCGGTGGGCTTCACGATCACCACGATCCGTGACGTCACCCCGATCCCGCATAACGGTTGCCGTCCGCCGAAGCGTCGTCGCGTTTAATTTCGTCTAATTCTATTTAACAGCCGCCGTTTCGTTTGATCGCGAAGCGGCGGCCTTTCCCACAATTTGAGGGACGCAATGATCGAAAGAAACTGGCAACAGCTAATTCGTCCCGAGAAGCCCCAGATCGAGTCCGGCGTGGATTCTACGCGCAAGATGCGTCTGGTCGCGGAACCGCTGGAGCGCGGTTTCGGGGTAACTCTCGGTAACGCTTTGAGACGTGTTCTCCTGTCTTCGTTGCAGGGTGCGGCTGTTACGGCTGTGCAGATCGATGGTGTCGTTCACGAGTTTTCATCTATCGAAGGCGTTCGTGAAGATGTCGTGGATATCATCCTCAACATCAAGCAACTGGCGCTGCGTATGCATGCCGAAGGCCCCAAGCGCATGGTGCTTCGCGCATCCGGTGCAGGCCCGGTAACGGCTGGTCAGATTGATGTCCCGGCCGATATCGAAGTTCTGAACCCTGACCATGTCATCTGTACGCTGGACGAAGGCGCCTCTGTGCGCATGGAATTCACTGTCCAGACTGGCAAGGGCTACGTGCCGGCTGATCGTCTGCGCCCGGAAGATGCCCCGATCGGCCTGATCGCCGTCGATGCGCTTTATTCGCCGGTCAAGAAGGTCGCTTACCGCGTCGAGCCAACCCGTCAGGGCCAGTCGCTCGATTACGATAAGCTGGTGATGGAAGTTGAAACCAACGCCG
Protein-coding regions in this window:
- a CDS encoding DNA-directed RNA polymerase subunit alpha, whose amino-acid sequence is MIERNWQQLIRPEKPQIESGVDSTRKMRLVAEPLERGFGVTLGNALRRVLLSSLQGAAVTAVQIDGVVHEFSSIEGVREDVVDIILNIKQLALRMHAEGPKRMVLRASGAGPVTAGQIDVPADIEVLNPDHVICTLDEGASVRMEFTVQTGKGYVPADRLRPEDAPIGLIAVDALYSPVKKVAYRVEPTRQGQSLDYDKLVMEVETNAAVTPIDAVAFAARILQDQLQIFITFEEPKPAVVEEGKPELPFNPALLKKVDELELSVRSANCLKNDNIVYIGDLIQKTESEMLRTPNFGRKSLNEIKEVLSSMSLNLGMDVPNWPPENVEDLAKKFEDQI
- the rpsM gene encoding 30S ribosomal protein S13, with translation MARIAGVNIPTNKRVLIALQYIHGIGPQKAKEIVEKVGIEDARRVNSLSDAEVLQIRETIDRDYLVEGDLRREVSMNIKRLMDLACYRGLRHRKGLPVRGQRTHTNARTRKGPAKPIAGKKK